A window of the Synechococcus sp. M16.1 genome harbors these coding sequences:
- a CDS encoding DNA cytosine methyltransferase: protein MRSIAADTPLAVDLFSGAGGLSLGLHRAGFEVVLACDIRPDSIATHRHHFGGCSEQCDLSDPEVLAQLCRQLNAGGEVALVAGGPPCQPFSRNIRWRKHDDDVFDQHQELNEGRRELWESFLTVVEGVMPRAFLMENVPDIAQTGDQEVFRGIVSRAEAAGYRVHARLVHAWEYGVPQLRPRLFIAGTRLPDLKGNSYCSPLVWPEPTCSSLEEAVSLDDAIGDLPALEGDWWEQWSETSKYHGPNNAYQKLMRNWLPVQRDALYDHITRKVRGDDLETFQLMRDTGLRYHELSEEQRRYAVTSRAKREGKLLDKKDKENSFSNKYNILKAKEPCLTVTAHMAKDGYWYIHHQQNRTLSIREAARVQSFPDGFRFHGTPSNRFHQVGEAVAPLVGEALGRAMLDAINRRTEEDLWRSPEPIRQELLDWYRDEGVVALQPWARQKENGVLIPEEMKAWRVFLGELLINQLPAERQMQFWERVLKRWPTYETFLADAEPNRRRTFRSLHLEKNENLLQQVAIQLKEGLEWREWVRTDLKGLGRDRIRQCLAMVGITTDRSCSIGLGRMVGRINGSEESEQLLSRQRRELNLGLLLGGDQDGRIYRAAVAVAERWCQPEALCEGGLSVNSDQCPLCINRCCGFAQEERENLKAG from the coding sequence GCTTGCGGTGGATTTGTTTAGCGGTGCCGGAGGCTTGAGCCTTGGCCTGCACCGTGCCGGCTTCGAGGTGGTGCTGGCTTGCGACATCCGGCCTGACTCAATAGCGACCCACCGTCATCACTTCGGCGGCTGCTCTGAACAGTGCGATTTAAGTGACCCAGAGGTGCTGGCGCAACTCTGCCGCCAACTCAACGCCGGTGGGGAGGTGGCACTGGTAGCTGGAGGCCCACCCTGTCAGCCCTTCTCCCGGAACATCCGCTGGAGGAAGCACGACGATGACGTGTTTGATCAGCACCAAGAGCTGAACGAGGGCCGCCGCGAACTGTGGGAATCGTTTCTCACCGTTGTTGAGGGCGTCATGCCGCGTGCCTTCTTGATGGAGAACGTTCCTGACATCGCCCAGACAGGTGACCAAGAGGTGTTCCGAGGAATCGTCAGCCGCGCGGAAGCTGCTGGCTACCGCGTGCATGCCCGTCTTGTTCATGCCTGGGAATACGGCGTTCCGCAGCTCCGGCCGCGGCTGTTCATTGCGGGCACCCGTCTGCCTGATTTGAAAGGAAACAGCTACTGCTCGCCATTGGTGTGGCCTGAACCCACCTGTAGTTCTCTTGAAGAAGCAGTCAGCTTGGACGACGCCATCGGCGACCTGCCAGCACTGGAGGGCGACTGGTGGGAGCAATGGAGCGAGACCAGCAAATACCACGGCCCAAACAACGCCTACCAGAAGCTGATGCGCAATTGGCTGCCCGTTCAGAGGGATGCTTTGTATGACCACATAACCCGCAAGGTGCGGGGCGATGACCTAGAGACCTTCCAGCTAATGCGAGATACCGGGCTCCGATATCACGAGCTGAGTGAGGAACAACGCCGCTACGCCGTAACCAGTCGTGCGAAGAGAGAAGGGAAGCTGCTGGATAAAAAGGACAAGGAGAATAGCTTCAGCAATAAATACAACATCCTCAAGGCGAAGGAGCCGTGCCTGACCGTCACGGCTCACATGGCGAAGGACGGCTACTGGTACATCCATCACCAACAGAACCGGACCCTCTCGATCCGGGAGGCAGCACGGGTGCAGTCGTTCCCCGATGGCTTCCGTTTCCACGGCACGCCTTCGAACCGTTTCCACCAAGTGGGGGAAGCAGTGGCCCCGTTAGTCGGGGAAGCACTTGGCAGGGCAATGCTCGATGCGATTAACCGACGAACCGAAGAAGACCTTTGGCGATCACCGGAGCCGATCAGGCAGGAACTCCTCGACTGGTATCGCGATGAAGGTGTCGTAGCACTGCAGCCATGGGCACGGCAGAAGGAAAACGGAGTGTTGATTCCTGAGGAGATGAAGGCATGGAGAGTGTTCCTCGGTGAACTCCTCATAAACCAGCTGCCTGCCGAGCGGCAGATGCAGTTTTGGGAACGGGTGCTGAAGCGATGGCCAACTTATGAGACGTTCCTTGCAGACGCCGAACCGAATCGACGTCGAACCTTTCGCAGCCTTCACCTCGAGAAAAATGAAAACCTGCTCCAGCAGGTAGCCATCCAGCTGAAGGAAGGACTCGAATGGAGGGAGTGGGTCCGTACTGATTTAAAGGGCTTAGGTCGAGATCGGATACGGCAATGCTTGGCGATGGTCGGCATCACGACTGATCGGAGCTGCAGCATTGGTCTGGGTCGGATGGTGGGTCGGATCAACGGCAGCGAAGAATCGGAACAGCTGCTCTCACGTCAGCGGCGCGAACTGAACCTGGGTCTCCTATTGGGGGGGGATCAAGACGGCCGCATCTACCGGGCCGCCGTTGCAGTTGCAGAGCGCTGGTGCCAGCCGGAGGCACTGTGCGAAGGCGGTCTATCGGTCAACAGCGATCAGTGTCCTCTATGCATCAACAGATGTTGCGGGTTTGCTCAGGAGGAAAGAGAAAATCTAAAAGCAGGTTAA